The nucleotide sequence GGCGGTCCGGTGCCGCGTCGAAGGTGAAGCGGAACGCCGCGGGCGCGGTCAGCGAGACGGCCATGCCGTGCGGCACCATGGGTTCTTCGCCCGGATAACCGTCCGGGTGGAAATCCCTGACCTGACCGGCGATCGGGTAGGCGTTCGCGTGCGGGATGTGCACGCCGGCGTTGCCGAAGCCGAGGCCGGCGAACGTCGCGGCGAGGGCCATGGCCTCGCGGGCCTTGAGGTCGGCACCGTCGCGCACCGCAGCCGGGAGGGCCCACGACAGCAGCCTCAGCGACTGCTCGGCGAACATGTCGGCCAGCGGGTTCGAGCCGCAGTACGGCACGCGCTGCTCCGGGCGCTTGCGCTCGAACTCGGTGTACGGCTTGGCGGTGTAGCTCTCCGCGGCGTGGCAGAGGATGTCCATGCCGCTGGCGGCCGTCACCCCAGGCGGCTGGCTGACGGTGAGCCGCGGGTCGACGACGGCCAGGGTGGGGCGCAGCCGCAGGTGGCTGATCCCGCTCTTCACGCGCAGCGACAACACGTCCAGGACGCAGACCGTGGTGCTCTCGGAGCCCGTGCCGGTGGTGGTGGGCACCGCGACCAGCGGCTTCAGCGAGCGGGCCGGCGCGCGGCCGCCGCCGACGGGCGCGTTGACGTAGTCCATCAGCTCGCCGTCGTTGCTCGTCAGGAGGTTTGCCGCCTTGGCGGTGTCGATGGCGGACCCGCCGCCGACGGCCACGAAGGCGTCGTACGGACCGGTTCCGCGCGCGAAGTCGACCGCCTTCTGCATGCTGACATCAGTGGGCTCGACGTGGACGCCGTCGAAGATCTCGGTCTCGATGCCGTAGCCCGCGATGCCGTCGGCTATGCGGCGGGGCCAGGCTGTCGCGGCCACCTGCGGATCCGTCACGACGAGCACGCGGTGCGCGCCGTACTGGGTCAGGTCGTAGCCGATCTCGTCGCTGGCGCCGGTGCCGTACTTCAGCGCCGGTGCACCATAGGTAAAAACAGTTTCATGTTCGGTGGCGGCCAAGTCTGCGGTCCTCACTCCCTTGATCGGCTACCAATCGGTCAAAGCGGACATTCGGCCTATCCTTGTCCGGTTTCGGTGAAGATCACTTGACTGCACTGAACGGTGCCCGCCTAAGCTCTCCTCATTAGATACCAACTGGGAGCGACCGTCGCCCAGACGGCCGTGCGGATCCTGACCGAGGCGCGTGTCCGCCGCGTGTACGCGGTGGTCGGTGAGTCCTTCCTGGAACTGCTCGACGCCCTGCAGCGGGAGCGGGAGATCACGCTGGTCTCGGCGCGCCACGACGCGGGCGCGGCGTTCATGGCGGAGGCCGAGGGGAAGCTCACCGAACGTCCCGCCGTGCTGCTCGCCAGCCGGGGGCCGAGTGCGGCGAGCCTGGCCATCGGCGTCCAAACGGCGTACCAGGACGAGACGCCGATGGTCGTGCTGCTGGAGACGCCGGCGGCCGAGCCGGTGCCGTCGTCGTCGGGGGAGCTGCCGACGTCGGACCTCACGGCCATGTTCGAGTCGATCGCCAAGTCGACATTGCGGGTGACCGATCCGGACGGGCTGCCGGGGTTGCTCGCGCACGCGCTGACGACGTCGCAGGAAGGCCGGCCGGGGCCGGTCGTGCTCGGCGTGCCCTGCGACGTCTGGGG is from Amycolatopsis mediterranei and encodes:
- a CDS encoding hydroxyacid-oxoacid transhydrogenase, whose protein sequence is MAATEHETVFTYGAPALKYGTGASDEIGYDLTQYGAHRVLVVTDPQVAATAWPRRIADGIAGYGIETEIFDGVHVEPTDVSMQKAVDFARGTGPYDAFVAVGGGSAIDTAKAANLLTSNDGELMDYVNAPVGGGRAPARSLKPLVAVPTTTGTGSESTTVCVLDVLSLRVKSGISHLRLRPTLAVVDPRLTVSQPPGVTAASGMDILCHAAESYTAKPYTEFERKRPEQRVPYCGSNPLADMFAEQSLRLLSWALPAAVRDGADLKAREAMALAATFAGLGFGNAGVHIPHANAYPIAGQVRDFHPDGYPGEEPMVPHGMAVSLTAPAAFRFTFDAAPDRHLRVARLLAPDFEWPGDFADHLPAVLIDLMRQIGIPDGIGAVGYTESDVDSLVEGTLKQQRLLATAPREASADDLSGILRESVSLW